GATGGCGTCTTTGTCTTGAAGTCATAGCCTAACACCCCGAGCATGGTGTTGTAGGCGTCAGCCGACAGTTCGCCCTGAAGTTTAGTAGGGGTAACCTCCGCATCGTAGGTAAAGGAAAAGTCCGGAATCGTCGGCTCCGGCACGTATGGGGGCTGGTGGCAAGGATCGTCGGGATTATATTCGCCATGGGCATTGGGCGAGGAGCAATACGTCGCCCGTGCGTTTTCTTTCTGCTGGCGGTAGTCCTCCCAAAGTTGCGCTACCGTGGTCTGGTATTGCTTTTCGGCAGCCTGGTACGCCGTTTCGTAGGCAGCCTGGTGGTCGGTTTGAGCGTCAAGAAGGTCTTGCCGGAGGTTGTCGAGCGCGCTTAAACGAAACTGCTCTTCTGTGACGGTGAGCTTTTTCCGTAGCGACGCACTTGGCACAGCCGGACGGGCCGTCAGGTCTGCTTGCGGGGGCGCGCTTACTTCCGCCAAAGTGTCAAAAAGCGCTGGGGGAAGTGTCACCGATACATCCAGTATATCTTCCGCGCTATTGGGAAGCACCGTCGGATTTTTACCGTAGAGGGTATACACGTGGTGGGCGACCAGCATTTGGGAAATAGACTCCAGTAATTGCGGAGCATTGCCGGCTACGAGTCGGTAATAGAAATTATCCCATAGCGATGTCACAACGCCCTCGTAAGAGCCTCCTGTAGTTACTTTTTGCAACTCGGCCGTGAGCTCAGCATTGGTGTAGGTCGTACGGTTCCGCACGATCCAAATCGAGAAGTTATAGAGGGCGGGCGCCGCTTTTCTTAGATCCGCTTCTGATTCATACAGTTTCGATTGCGTGTTGCCGGTTGGAGGATAGGGCACCGATGCAGGAAATTGTTCAGCTGCCTGCCGAAGCGCTTCCCCTTTTGTCATTCCCTCGGGTAAAGGATTCGGCACGGTATCGTGGAAGAAACCAGAGAGAGGATCTTGCATTGCGAAATGACGGGTGCGTGTGCTGGTATCTGCCAGTTGGACGCCCCTGTAACTGACAAACCGAAATAAGGTGTGCGTAACGGGATTTTTTTCCATGGGTATAATGTAAAAAGGTTATTTTCGTTTCTAAACGAAAACCGATCCGTTCCCATGGATGGGGGAGCAAAGGAGCGTCGAGCTTCGTCTGATATTTCCCACAACGACCAAATATTTGGATTAGTATGCGAACGTTATTAAATTTTTCATAACGTCGTATCTTTATTGTTCTCCTATAGAAAACGCCCTTGGGGTAGACGTTTCTAAAACCAAAGAAAAAGTGTTATTATACCACCGCCACCACGTGCAACACGTTGAAATGGCAGGCGTTGAACTCATACAGCACGCCGTTTACTTCCTGGTAGAAAGCCACCAACAGCAAAACAAGTCCTAGTCCATCGACGGTCGGAACAGAAGGAGGGGCCAGCACGGGCGACACCTCTTCATCTAACGTAAGGGTCGTGTCGGCACTCATGACCAGTTCCGAATCACCCGTAGCGAAATCCACCCGTAGGAAACCGCTTGCCAGTTTCACATGCGTGGCACCCGGAGGCGCATCGAAATGCTGTCCGGTAACCAGTTGCGGAAACGAAATAGTCCCCGTAGTCGCATCTACTGTAAAAGCCGCAAACAAAACACGTGTCAGTTGCGCCCGGCTGTTGAAGTCAAAACCCCGCAGCAACAAACGGCCCTCCGCCGTTCTAAAACCTTCCGCCACTTGTCGGCTCCCCCGCCTCGACAAAGTGTCCAGGTTCTTCGCCAGCGTCATCAAGCGCATCAGCCTATTGTGCAACCGCGGATCATACGCACGCCGAAACACTGGGGCCCCTCCGTGTCGGAGTATCCTGCTTGCGCTCGCCACCATCCCAAACTCCGAAATGTTCTCGCGCGTTCGCTGAAAAGCCGGATCATTCATAAGTCGCTCCCGGCTCACCCCACCCTTATTCCGCACCAAATACACATCGCCCCGCTTATAGAAACTCAGTTCGTCGATCTTTCCTTCGATCTTGAAAATGCCACTCTGTTTCGCCATAACATAAAGAATAAAAAATGAAATACCAACTCAAAACACCCTGTCAAAACTAAAGAGCGACCCTCCGGTTTTCCAAAAAACGATTTCCGAAAACGACCTAAATAGACCTAAATTTCCGAAAACGACACTTTTTTCCCCACTGTAAAAGGGTAGTCACGGAATACCTCGGTCGTGCGTCGGGCCGTTCTTCCTTAAACAGCGTTCGTATCCGCCCCGTATATATCCCGTATATATCCCGTATATATCCCGTGTATACCCCGTGTATACCCCAGACACAATCCCCATCAATAGATACCCAACGTCCACTTCATCCCACACACCCCGTCTCACGTCCGGTGCGTAGACGCTTCCCCATCCGCCCAAATCCGCTATCTTTGGGCAACACCATTATTATGAAGAAACTCGGGCTGCTTTTGCTGCTGGTCACCACAACGTTGACCGCACAATACCAAACCAAGACCGCCATATCCTACTATCCCGACAAAGGCGATACGTATCGCAACACCCAATGCATACTGGATCTCTATTACCCCACAAAACCCGGCTTTGCTACCGTCATCTGGTTCCACGGTGGCGGCCTTACCGGTGGAGCACGGGAAATACCAAAAGCCCTTACCGACAAAGGAATCGCCGTCGTAGGCGTCGGGTATCGCCTCAGTCCTAACGCCAAAGTCGTCGACATCATCGGCGATGCCACAGCCGCCGTCGCCTGGACACTCCGCCATATTGCCGAATACGGAGGCGACCCGAAAAAGGTCTTCCTCTCGGGCCATTCCGCCGGTGGCTACCTCGACCTGATGGTGGCGCTCGACAAACACTATCTCGCCGCCTACGAACTCGACCCCAACACACTGGCGGGCATCGTGCCGTTCAGTCCGCAGGTCATCACCCATTTCACCGCACGCAAAGAACGCGGCATCCCCGAAACCCAACCCGTCATAGATGAACTCGCGCCTTTATTCCACATCCGCAAAGACGCACCACCGATACTGCTGATCACCGGCGACCGCAACCTCGAGCTGCTCGGGCGTTACGACGAAAACGCCTACCTTGACCGCATGCTCACCGTCATCGGCCATCCCGACCACCGCCTGATCGAACTCGGCGGCTACGACCACATGATGGCCGACCCGGCCTACACGCTTTTACTGCGGGAAATCGACCGCGTCCTCAAACAACCACGCCCATGAAGCTTCGTTACCTCTTACTGCTTGTGCCCCTTTGTTCGTTTGCCCAATCCATCATCCCCGAGCCAGTTGAGATGACCACCCGACGGGGTCGTTTCACCCTGCCGAAGGTGCTGACGTTCACCGCAACCGACGCCAAACGCTGCCAGCCGGTGACGACTTACGTAAAAGACTTCCTCGTCCGGCCCACAGGCATCGTCCTTCGCCCGGCAGCGCCAAAAGAGAAGGCCGCACTGCATTTCATCCTCAACAACGAAACCGATCGGTTGTTGGGTGACGAAGGCTATCGTCTGGCCGTGAACTCCGGCGGGATTTTTATCCGGGCCAATACCGAAAAGGGCCTCTTCTACGGCGTACAAACCGTATTGCAACTCCTGCCCAAAGACATCGAACGCACCGACCGGCTGCGTAACGGACGGTGGTCGGTTCCGTTTGTGACCATCACCGATTACCCGCGTTTTGCCTATCGTGGACTCATGCTCGACGTGGCGCGGCACTTCTTCACCAAAGCCGAGGTCATGGACTATATCGACCGTATGGCACGCTACAAGTTCAACACCTTCCACTGGCACCTGGCCGACGATGAAGGTTGGCGGGTGGAGATCAAAAGTTACCCGAAACTTACCACCGTGGGTGCCTGGAACGTGAAACGGGAAGGGCATTTCGGCGATTTCTCTCCCATTGGCGCCGATGAGCCCCGCGACAATGGCGGGTTTTACACACAAGAGGAAATACGGGAGGTAGTGGCCTATGCCAAAAGCCGCTTCATTGACATTTTACCCGAAATCGATATGCCCGGACACAGTCTGGCGGCCATCGCGTCCTATCCCGAACTGTCGTGCACGCCCGAGGCGGTCAACTACCGGGTGAGTTCCGGCGAACCCATTATGAGTTGGCCCGGCGGCGGCCATTTCGAAGCCATTTACGACAATATGTTGTGTCCGGCCAATGAAAAGGTTTACGCTTTCGCGGATGCTGTATTGGGCGAGATCGCCGCGTTGTTCCCGTATCCGTACCTTCATGTCGGAGGCGACGAATGCGCGACCAACTTCTGGGCCAAGAACCCACAGGTGCAGGAACTGATGCAACGGGAAGGCATCACCGAAGTGGCAAAAGTGCAGGCCTATTTCGAAAAACGCATCGAACAGATCGTCGCCTCCAAAGGCAAACACATGATCGGCTGGGATGAAATCTACGAAACGGGTGTATCACCCTCAACGGCCATCATGAATTGGCGCAAACCGGCCTTCGGGGCAGCGGCTGCCGCCGATGGGCATGAGGTGGTGTTATGCCCCACGGGGTATTCCTACCTCGATTATATGCAGGCCGATGTGTCGGTCGAACCGCGCGTCTACGCCGGCCTACGATTGAAAAAAACCTACGCCTTCGAACCCATCGCCGACGGCATCAAAGAAGGACAGGTGAAAGGCATCCAGGCCAACCTCTGGACCGAGCAGGTATTTCGGTTCCGGCAAGCCCAATACATGACCTGGCCACGGGCATTTGCCGTGAGCGAAACCGCCTGGTCACAGCCGAAAAGCAAAAACTGGAAGCGGTTTGTCGACAAGGTCGAACAACAGTTCCGCAGGCTCGATGCCGCGAATGTGCGATATGCACCCTCATTGTACGACCCCGACTTCCGGGTCACGACCGACGAGAAAGGACGGATGCTCCTCTCGCTGGTCCCAGAACTCGATGAACTCGAACTGTATTATTCCTTCGACAATTCGGAACCCGATAATTTCTATCCTAAATATACAGGTCCGGTTCTCGTACCCATCGACGCCACCCAGGTCAAGGTGCGCGCCTATCGAGACGGTAAACCCATCGGGCGTATGAACGTCATGCTGGTAGAGGTGTTGCGGAAGCGGGTGAAGGTGAAGTAAGAAGTAGTCAGTAGTCAGTGGGCAGTGGACAGTGAACAGTAGGCAGTGGGCGGAAGTCTCTGGCTCGGTTCCTTATGTTTTTTTTGGCGGCAGGGTAGCGCTTAGACCTCAAAGGTTTTTAAAACCTTTGAGGTCTAAAGGTCATCGTTTCACGGGAATGAGGGATACGGGAAAACCGTAAAAGAATCCAACTTTTATGAAAACACCTCTGCTAATACCTCAAGCGATTTGGGTTTCCGGAAGCCTTCTATGTGTGCCGAATAATACTGAACAAACAACTTCAGCAGTTCGCGCCGTTGGGCCGATGTGAAGGCTTTTTCAGCGTCTCCGAACCGCAGGCCGGCGAGGGTGCGCATACTGGCCGACACCTCTTCTCCGGTAGTCTCCACCCCGGGTGCGTACTGGAAACGACCGTTGCGCAGGTCAAAAAAACGTCCCGTCGAAGCCAGATCCGGATAAAACCCAAGATGCTTGGTCATCTCCAACAGTAAGATCAAATGGAAGTTGGCAACCTCTGAATGGTTGTCGAGCCACTGCAACGCAGCTTCCAGCAAAGCATACAAGGGCGGGTTCGGCGCTCCGTCGTGCAGCGAGTGGTGCAGCATCTCCGACAGAAACAACGCAATCGTCCCTTTCATGACATCTCCGTGCAGCGTGGTGTAGGGATAGGCAATCCGGATTTCCCGTATCGATTCTAAAGTGCCTTTCTTTTTGTGAACGGCCTCCAGTTCCAAAAGGGTCAGGGGAAGGAAGAAGGCCGCTTTTGGTGCCCCTTTCCGGGTGGAGTAGGCATTGGGAACGAAATAGGAAACGCGTCCGTCGACCTGCGTAAAACAGGTAACCACCAGTCCTTTTTCCTGATACCGGACGGCAGCCGTCACGATGGCCGGCGTCTTGACGGTCATCGCACGATCATGAGTTTCTTGACGGCAGTTTCCGCCCCGTCTTCGGTCGCCACAAACACCATATACACACCCGAGGCGACCCGGTATTTCCCAAAAGCGGTCGTATCCCATTCCAGCGTTCCGCCTTCTGCAATCGCCTCAAATACGAGGCTTCCGGTGATATCGGCGATTTTCACATTGGCCTTGTCGGTAAGTCCGGTGATCTTTACCGTCCCGGCGTAGCCCGGCCGAACCGGGTTCGGAAACACTTTTACGTCTTTCAGGTCATCGCTCGGTGCAATGGCACTTCCTTTATACGAAACCATCCCGGAAACGGTCGCAAAAAACACCTCTCCGGTCGTTTGGTTGATATCGATGTCATTGACGTTATTGCTCGGGAGCGGCGAATTGGAGCTGGTAAAATGATGGATGGTTTCCTGTCCGTCAGGCGACACCAGGAACACACCTGCGCCCGTTGTGCCGATCCACTTATTGTTGGCACCATCCACTACGATGTCGCTTACAAACTGTTCGTACATCAGTTCCTGCGCCAGGCCATTTTCAAGTATGATAATAGAGTTGGTCGTAAGCTGGGTGTTTTCCTCCCCCAGAAAGCGGTCGACGCTTGAAAGCACGCGAAGGCCCTTTCTCGTGCCAATCCACAACTGGTTGCGGTTGTCGACAGCCACACACTGCACGGATTGTGAGGGAAGGTTGCCCACATCGGCGCCCTCATCGATGCGGCGGAAAGGCGTGGCGCGGTTCTCGTTGTATCCGATCAGGCCATCCTCAAGCGAACAAATCCACTTGGTGTTGTTTTTATCGACGACAAGACGCGAAAAACGGGCTCCGAACGTGTCATCTACTACGCCTTCGACGCTGGCTTCTCCCCAGCCGCCACCCGATTTGAGCACTTTCACCGCATCATCGATCAGGCCATTCGTCATCCAAAGATTCCCCTGGCTGTCGAAGGCGCTTTGTTCGATACGCACGCTTTTATAGTCGGGCGCACTCGGAATCACCAACGACTCCAGTCCGCTGTTGGTATAAGTATAATGGTCGGCCAATACGTCATTTTGAAATCGAAGCAAGCCATCGAAATGCGAGCTGAAGAACACCTCGGTTTCATCTGACGGATTCACGGTGACGCGCACCAGGTCACGGGCGCCGTCCATCTGGCTATACGGGATGTTCAGCCAACCGGCGTCGGCGGAGTACTTACTCACACCATATTCCCGCAAATAGGGCGTTTGGAACTGGTCATACTCCCCAAAAACGGTCCATAATGTACCGGAAGGTGCCACCGTAAACGCGAAAATGTTATTGCGTTGCGGGCCATCGGGGCTGATAAATTCATAGCTGGAAGGATTATCCGCGTTCAATAACAAAACGCCGTATTCCTTCGTTCCGATGTATAGTTTACTGCCCACGATGGTTGCACAAGTGAAGGCCACGGCTTCTTCTGTAACCGATGCGGCCGCGAAGTGCGCCTGTTGCACAAACGAAAGGTCGTAGGTATATACATGGTTGGCATTGACGAGCAGCAAGCGGTCGTCAACGGCGCGGAGGTCACTGATGGGAGGGGAGAAGGAAGGGCCGAAGGACGTAAACGAAACACCCGATGTCGACCGTCGCACCTGTCCATCCGAGGTGGCCGTCAGCACGGAATCACCAAAGGCTTCCACCGCCAAAAATACGCCGCTGGCAATAGGTTGCCATTGTGTGGCATCGATGAGGTTCGAATTGGTTAGGGCACCGCGTTTCAAACCTTCCGACAAGGTAGCCGCGTAAATATAGCCGTCAAAGAACGCCGTTTGGGTCACCACGATTTCTGGTGAGGTCGTTCCGATGAAGTAGGTATCCCCGAATTCCAACGTCGCCAGGTCGTAGGTGACGATTCCGAAGTCGCAGGAAATATATACCACTCCCTCATGCTCCATGAAGTGGTTGATTTTCTTGATGGTCGGGTTCAGTTGCTTGTTGATGATGTCGACCACTTTGGTGATGCTGCCATCGGGAAGGATGACGACCATCAGGCCACTTCGATATCCGACCAGAGTGGTGTTAAAGGCGGTACTCCGATAGACCGCGGAAATCTGCTCGCTGGGCAGTCCGTCTATGGTATTGATCGTCCGTATTTCACCACTGGCAGCATTGCTCGAAAAGAGGGCGTTTTCCGACGCGGCATAACAAAGGGTCGCCGACTGTGCCAGATCGCGCACTTCCCGATAGGAAAAGTAGCCTTTCCAAAGTGCGGTATTCTGTGCCGATAGCGACAGGGTGATGAAAAAACAGACAAAAAGAAGGGATTTTCGCATCCGGGATAACTGTTTGGCAAATATACTAAACGGCGGGATGTGGGTTTTCATATAAATAGGGAAGTTTGGTGTGGGAAATCAACAGCTCTGAAAAGGAGATGGTACGTATTCGGCACGTTTCCGTCCTTTCCAAATAAAAATGCCTCCCCGAAGGAAGGCATTCTCGCAATTTATAATTTGGTTTATTGGTTCGTTACACAACGCCCTGTGCGAGCATCGCCTCGGCCACTTTTACGAAACCGGCGACGTTGGCACCTTTTACGTAGTCAATGTAGCCGTTTCCGTCAGCACCAAACTTCACGCACGATGCATGGATGTCAAGCATGATGCGCTTCAGGCGCTCGTCGACTTCCTCACGCGTCCAGCTGAGACGAAGCGAGTTTTGGGACATTTCAAGTCCGGATGTGGCTACACCACCTGCGTTCGACGCCTTGCCCGGCGCAAACAGGATCTTGGCATGGGCAAATACGGTGATGGCCTCCGGAGTGGAAGGCATGTTGGCACCTTCTGCCACGCAGATACAACCGTTTGCCACAAGCGCTTTGGCTTCGTCTTCGTTCAGTTCGTTCTGTGTCGCACATGGCAGGGCCACGTCGCACTTGACTTCCCATGGACGTTTGCCGTCTACGTATTGGGCATTCGGATATTTTTTCACGTAGTCGCTGATACGACCGCGAAGCTCATTTTTGATATACATCACGTGCGCCAGCTTGTCGGCATCGATGCCATCCGCGTCGTAGATATAACCGGAAGAGTCTGACATCGTCACTACTTTTCCACCCAGTTGGGTTGCCTTCTCAGCGGCATATTGGGCCACGTTACCAGAGCCGGAAACCGCCACGATCTTTCCTTCAAAAGACTGTCCTTTTGTGCCCAGCATACTCTCTGCGAAATACACACAGCCATAGCCGGTCGCTTCCGGACGGATAAGCGATCCGCCAAAGGTGATGCCTTTTCCGGTCAATACGCCTGTAAACTCGTTACGAAGACGCTTGTATTGTCCGTACATATAGCCCACTTCACGTCCGCCTACGCCAATGTCACCGGCCGGAACGTCCGTATCAGCACCAATGTGTTTGGCCAGTTCGGTCATGAACGCCTGGCAGAAACGCATCACTTCATTGTCTGACTTTCCTTTTGGGTCGAAGTCAGAGCCACCTTTACCACCGCCCATTGGCAATGTCGTAAGGCTGTTTTTGAACGTCTGCTCGAAAGCAAGGAATTTGAGGATGGAGAGGTTTACCGAGGGATGGAAACGCAGACCGCCTTTATACGGCCCGATCGCTGAGTTCATCTGGATGCGGTAACCACGGTTTACCTGTATGTTGCCTGCGTCGTCGGTCCAAACGACACGGAACGTAATAATACGCTCGGCTTCGACCATGCGCTCCAACAACATTTTGCCCTGGTAGCGCGGGTTTTGTTCAATAAAAGGGATGACGGTCTCGGCCACTTCGTGTACGGCCTGGAGAAATTCGGGTTCGTTAGGATTCCGTTTCGCAACCGCGTCGACGAAAGCCTGTATCGATTGAGACATGTTAAGTTATTTAGTAAAACGCCTTTAAGAAAACGTTTTCGTTTGCGGGTACAAATATAAAGGAAAGCGCGTTTCCGCCGCTACGCCAACCTAAATCCGTCTGCAAAAATGCATTTTTTTCAGGACGCGATAGTCAGGTGTTTCGAAATTATGCATCTTTTGTCACTTTCTTTACCGAATACGGACAAAGACGCGCCGAATACGGATTTTTATTTCGGTTGTATAGGATGTTTCATATATTTGCTCATCCCTAACTCCCGTAAACCCTATGTTTAAGAGGGCTTTATACCCAATCGTTGCCTTTTTTGCAGGATGTTGCATCCTTCACGCGCAACTTCCGTTTTCCCACGAAATCGGTATCATATCAGGACCCGTTGCCTTCCAGTCGGATTATGGCGAACGGAACGATCTCAGTACCAACGCCGGAAACACCGGTTTTGGCATTGGAATTGTCCACTATATGAACTTCTCGTATTTGGCAGAATGTAACTGTTACGCGCCGCATACCTACGTCAATGACCACTTCAAGTGGCGTACGGAGCTTTCGTGGAACAAAACCGATTTACAGCACTTTGGGCGATGGGTCGACAAAGATCCCACATCACCAGACGTACAAAAGTTGCGTGCTATGAGGGGACGGACCACGGTGTTTGACATTGGTGGACAACTCGAGTATTTCCCGCTCAGCATCCGCGACTATCAG
This genomic interval from Flavobacterium sp. HJ-32-4 contains the following:
- a CDS encoding outer membrane beta-barrel protein, whose product is MFKRALYPIVAFFAGCCILHAQLPFSHEIGIISGPVAFQSDYGERNDLSTNAGNTGFGIGIVHYMNFSYLAECNCYAPHTYVNDHFKWRTELSWNKTDLQHFGRWVDKDPTSPDVQKLRAMRGRTTVFDIGGQLEYFPLSIRDYQVSIGALAPYVSFGIHYSYFTPDTWSELGPLGIPQTTIPKYLDPSDGKPNGFSTDDGNTWSIVWGVGARYKVSPLADMTVELRWQSYFSNWVDGLNPDPNKYPENRANDWNVWFNVGYVYYLDFANGY
- a CDS encoding beta-N-acetylhexosaminidase, whose protein sequence is MKLRYLLLLVPLCSFAQSIIPEPVEMTTRRGRFTLPKVLTFTATDAKRCQPVTTYVKDFLVRPTGIVLRPAAPKEKAALHFILNNETDRLLGDEGYRLAVNSGGIFIRANTEKGLFYGVQTVLQLLPKDIERTDRLRNGRWSVPFVTITDYPRFAYRGLMLDVARHFFTKAEVMDYIDRMARYKFNTFHWHLADDEGWRVEIKSYPKLTTVGAWNVKREGHFGDFSPIGADEPRDNGGFYTQEEIREVVAYAKSRFIDILPEIDMPGHSLAAIASYPELSCTPEAVNYRVSSGEPIMSWPGGGHFEAIYDNMLCPANEKVYAFADAVLGEIAALFPYPYLHVGGDECATNFWAKNPQVQELMQREGITEVAKVQAYFEKRIEQIVASKGKHMIGWDEIYETGVSPSTAIMNWRKPAFGAAAAADGHEVVLCPTGYSYLDYMQADVSVEPRVYAGLRLKKTYAFEPIADGIKEGQVKGIQANLWTEQVFRFRQAQYMTWPRAFAVSETAWSQPKSKNWKRFVDKVEQQFRRLDAANVRYAPSLYDPDFRVTTDEKGRMLLSLVPELDELELYYSFDNSEPDNFYPKYTGPVLVPIDATQVKVRAYRDGKPIGRMNVMLVEVLRKRVKVK
- the recO gene encoding DNA repair protein RecO; this encodes MTVKTPAIVTAAVRYQEKGLVVTCFTQVDGRVSYFVPNAYSTRKGAPKAAFFLPLTLLELEAVHKKKGTLESIREIRIAYPYTTLHGDVMKGTIALFLSEMLHHSLHDGAPNPPLYALLEAALQWLDNHSEVANFHLILLLEMTKHLGFYPDLASTGRFFDLRNGRFQYAPGVETTGEEVSASMRTLAGLRFGDAEKAFTSAQRRELLKLFVQYYSAHIEGFRKPKSLEVLAEVFS
- a CDS encoding two-component regulator propeller domain-containing protein, with translation MKTHIPPFSIFAKQLSRMRKSLLFVCFFITLSLSAQNTALWKGYFSYREVRDLAQSATLCYAASENALFSSNAASGEIRTINTIDGLPSEQISAVYRSTAFNTTLVGYRSGLMVVILPDGSITKVVDIINKQLNPTIKKINHFMEHEGVVYISCDFGIVTYDLATLEFGDTYFIGTTSPEIVVTQTAFFDGYIYAATLSEGLKRGALTNSNLIDATQWQPIASGVFLAVEAFGDSVLTATSDGQVRRSTSGVSFTSFGPSFSPPISDLRAVDDRLLLVNANHVYTYDLSFVQQAHFAAASVTEEAVAFTCATIVGSKLYIGTKEYGVLLLNADNPSSYEFISPDGPQRNNIFAFTVAPSGTLWTVFGEYDQFQTPYLREYGVSKYSADAGWLNIPYSQMDGARDLVRVTVNPSDETEVFFSSHFDGLLRFQNDVLADHYTYTNSGLESLVIPSAPDYKSVRIEQSAFDSQGNLWMTNGLIDDAVKVLKSGGGWGEASVEGVVDDTFGARFSRLVVDKNNTKWICSLEDGLIGYNENRATPFRRIDEGADVGNLPSQSVQCVAVDNRNQLWIGTRKGLRVLSSVDRFLGEENTQLTTNSIIILENGLAQELMYEQFVSDIVVDGANNKWIGTTGAGVFLVSPDGQETIHHFTSSNSPLPSNNVNDIDINQTTGEVFFATVSGMVSYKGSAIAPSDDLKDVKVFPNPVRPGYAGTVKITGLTDKANVKIADITGSLVFEAIAEGGTLEWDTTAFGKYRVASGVYMVFVATEDGAETAVKKLMIVR
- the gdhA gene encoding NADP-specific glutamate dehydrogenase, whose product is MSQSIQAFVDAVAKRNPNEPEFLQAVHEVAETVIPFIEQNPRYQGKMLLERMVEAERIITFRVVWTDDAGNIQVNRGYRIQMNSAIGPYKGGLRFHPSVNLSILKFLAFEQTFKNSLTTLPMGGGKGGSDFDPKGKSDNEVMRFCQAFMTELAKHIGADTDVPAGDIGVGGREVGYMYGQYKRLRNEFTGVLTGKGITFGGSLIRPEATGYGCVYFAESMLGTKGQSFEGKIVAVSGSGNVAQYAAEKATQLGGKVVTMSDSSGYIYDADGIDADKLAHVMYIKNELRGRISDYVKKYPNAQYVDGKRPWEVKCDVALPCATQNELNEDEAKALVANGCICVAEGANMPSTPEAITVFAHAKILFAPGKASNAGGVATSGLEMSQNSLRLSWTREEVDERLKRIMLDIHASCVKFGADGNGYIDYVKGANVAGFVKVAEAMLAQGVV
- a CDS encoding alpha/beta hydrolase — its product is MKKLGLLLLLVTTTLTAQYQTKTAISYYPDKGDTYRNTQCILDLYYPTKPGFATVIWFHGGGLTGGAREIPKALTDKGIAVVGVGYRLSPNAKVVDIIGDATAAVAWTLRHIAEYGGDPKKVFLSGHSAGGYLDLMVALDKHYLAAYELDPNTLAGIVPFSPQVITHFTARKERGIPETQPVIDELAPLFHIRKDAPPILLITGDRNLELLGRYDENAYLDRMLTVIGHPDHRLIELGGYDHMMADPAYTLLLREIDRVLKQPRP